The genomic interval AAGACGTCCTTTGTTAAGAGGCAATTCAACTCGAATGCTGAATGGTTATAAACCTGTCATCACCTCACAGTTGAATATGCCAAGCAGAACTCTAAACCCCGCAACATCAAAGACAcatatttcagcatcatcacaAGCCACTGTACCAGAAAGGACTAACAGCCAAACAACATCTGATACGTATAATTCCGACAGGCCTCAGACTAGCTCACAGTCCAGGTCACATGGCGTTAAAATATCAGATAAACAAAGCTCAAGCATTTTGCCATCAACATCACAAAGCAGCTCACAACATCCATCCACTGCCGCTACATCTGGTTCTCATCCATCAATATCACACAGAGGCTCTCACAGCTCTGCAACGTCACATAGCACACACAACTCAAACACATCACCTGAGGTAGATTTAACATACAGCAAAGGAAATTATGACAGTCAAATTAAAAACGCAGATACAGAAGTAGCAAAAGTTGAGGAGCCTAGTGAGGAGCCTACGTTaagcactaaaacacaacccacaGAGGAGAGTgtaaagaaagaaggaagggaGGAGAGCACTGATGTAAAACCTGCGGTTTCTCGTACCAGAATTAGCCCATCAATGCTTGAAAGGTTCCCCTGGCTAGCTAGTCATTATCCAGGCAGAGGAACTTCAGGAACAAGGACATCATCTTCCCGGCAGGATGGAAGGACGCCATGGACTAGGACTTCATCCTCTGTAGGGGCTGGCAGACCCATCTTAAGGGGGACACCCACCAGGATCTCAGGTGCCACAGGTGCCTCTGGGGTGTCCACAATACAGGAGACCAGTGAAGATCTAAATGCTCCTTCCACTGATGACTCACTAAAGAATGGGGTTAGGGCAAGCTCTATTAAGCCACCTTTGATTGATAAAAATATTGCATCCAGTGACTCTAAAAACCCAATTaccccctcctcttcttcaccatCCACTTCTTCAAATTCCCATCATTCTATGAGTGGACACAGAAACTCAAGCGGGACCATTCATAGAGGAACATCtcgtaacaataataataataatcatgataaGTCTTATGTTGACGTAGGGAGTCGGGAAGTTAGtgggaaaaatgacaaagtttcAGATCCCATTGTCTCTCAGAAGAGTCCTGCTGTTCCACCCGCTGACCTTGACAGAAACATAGAGGACAACGAGAGTGTGGATACAAGGGAAACTACCTCTGAGACCAGAACAGGCACATCTTTAAGAATCACTCCAACTCTCCGTCGTCCTGGTGTGGGGGCGAATGGGAGGGTACGCTCCCCTCTGTCGGCTAACAGGCATTTTGGTGGGTCTAGAATTCCCTTCAGACCACAACCGGCTCAGAACACAAGACTGGGTTCGTCAACACCTGAATCATTTTCATCCTCGTTTGATTCTTCTTCGTCAAATTCACCTCAATCAGTGTTGACTTCAGATAATGAAGCTGGCACTGACACtactgagacaaagacagaggcaAAAACTGGAGGAAACTCACAGTCCACAGTGTCATCatcttcagcttcttcttcatccaGAGACAGCTTTAGGGGACAGGGGTCTAGGCCTCGGTACCCTATCACCAGAGGGAAACCAACCAATGGAGGCTCATCCAAACCTGCCATAGGAAATGGTAAACTCAGTTGTTAAAGTGCATGAGATTTTATGagcaaaaattaaataataataggtGTGAATCGAAAAAACTTAATACTTTGATCACTCAGGTAAAAATGGACGATCCAACCTGACACCAGCAAACAATAAAGATTCCTCCACATCTCATGGAACCAGTAAGGCTACTGGTCAAAGGTTCATCACTGGACCTGATGGAACCAAATGGGTACCCCACTTTAAGATTTTAAATCCTTACTTTTAACCAAAAGCTCAACATTTAGGAAAAGATGAGAGGATAATGTTGATGAAAATGTTAGAAAGTATCACAATCAATCAtatcaaagtaaaaaaatttaACCATCTGACATAGGcagacacatttttcatttaaccATTGGCAAGAAAACAAATAACCATACTTTccaattattttttacattatctTAATGTTGCAATATTATTTGAATGCTGATTTTTGTTCCATCCTTCTAAAGTGTCCTTGAAATTCTTCAAATCCTATGTTCTCATTAAAATGCTTGACTGATTGGATTCTAAATCACACAGTCAATACGAGTTCACATTGTCTTTACACGGATTACTCTATATAGTTGTTCTTTGTGTCTGTCTAGGTGGCAGACTTGGAGAGGGGGATTCTTATGAACCAGGATGGACAAATCCTCCAGGACTCCCAAGGCAAACCCAAGAGAATAGTGCTTGGCGAGGATGGCCGCACAATTTTTGGTGATACACTACCATCGATTtcacattacatttaaacatactaTATAGAGACTGAACGTGAATGTGGTTCTGAGATGCGGTCATGCAAATTCTGTTTCCCATCCTTCTCACTTGACCTGTGTGCGGCCTGCCAGACCACAGGGGCAGTCCACTGTTAAACCAGGAAGGTATGGCACTGTTTGGCCATGGCAGAGATAGTCGGCCTGTGATCAACCCAAAGGAGAAGGTCCTCATGATTGGAGGGAAACCTGTGCTTGGCTTGGACCTGCCTAACCGCAGGACATCGACCACCACcacgaccaccgccaccaccaccaccaccaccaccaccaccaccactgctccTACCACCACTGCAATCACCACAGAGGAGCCTACCACTGCAATGCCGTACCCAACCTGTCCACCAGGAACCTTTTCTAAAACAAATGAGTATGGGTATCCAGTTCTGGATGAAGAAGGAATATTGGACTGTTATCCAGAAGGTGAGTCTATCTTCATCCATCACAAACTGCAGATTgtcatacaaaaataaaaaaaaagtaaagatttTTGATGAGTAgccacaataaacacatttagatGCATTGAGATCCAATCACATAGACCACATCCAAGATGTCCACCTGTAATTGGATCCCATGAGAGAGATGTTGACATCAGATCAGAACATGACTGATGTGAGACCACTTAAACCACACTAAAGTCTCCACATCTGGTGCCTGGCTGTTTTACTGGAGCACTGCTTGTTCATAGTTAGCACACTGCTGTCAAAAAGTAATTCTGTTGTTATTCAGTCTCAGTGTGAAGTTGAAATGCTTTGTAAATTGTACGCCTGATCCACAGTAGCCAGGTAAACTAAAAGCAGAAAAGACCTGATGATGCAATTATTCACGAAAAATGGAgaaagtacatatttttttacaaaaccttCAGGTGCACATTTGACACTTAAAATATTAAAGTGCTTGTATCTGTGCTCAGGATggtttgtgtgggtgtgcatgtgtatgtgtctatACCAGTTaagaaatgtatacatatatgcaaTAGCCATATGAGATTGATGCTACAGCTTGTTCTACTTCTCTGACAGAGGAATCCTCAGGATTGGAAATGGACTTCATGGTTACAGTGACCATGGTGCCTGATGCTTTAGCTCTTAAGAAAGGTATTGGCTGAGTTTGGCTTCAGACCGCACTATTGCCACTTGGCTTGACGGACTAAACTGCACTGTTTTCTCATTGTTTGTTAAACGTCTATTGCCCTGTTTGGTTACCATCTGTTTATCTGTACCTCCACCGTCTGCCTCTTTGCACTGCCTGTGGTCTTTGCTTTTTGTCTCTTCTCGTATATCTGTTTGGACTTGGTCCTGGTTCACTGCTGGTATATTGGATACTTTCCATTCTGactgtttttaatcacttttctTGCAAAGACATTGACTCAGACTGCATGTGAACTGCATTACTAAGAGAATGCCCCGGCTAAAGATCCAATGTGATGAATTTGCGGTGATTAACATTGCATTGTAATGTTATAGATAACCCCTAGCTTCAGCTGAATAGAAAACTGCTGTTTGGTTttttgtatgttgtgatttcacCATAGATATCTGATTGAGTAAACATGTGAGCAGCTTGTGATATTTTATCTGTTTTCCTTTTAGGGGGTTTGCTAGAAAAGTCAACCTGAGCATTACATTATTTTTCTCAGCATTTCCCTGCCATGGCTCAAAGCTGGTTGCATGTGTGTGGACCATGATGTAATGACAAGGTCCACTGATTCAGCACAGAGGAAAAACTGTGATGAAAGATGAATTGAATTTCACCCAATGAACCCTTTCACACTTTCAGCCTCGGAAACTTGACATGGGAAAATGACATGGGAAAAGAGGGTAGCAAAATATTACATAATGATTTAGGCTTGGGTGGTGGGTCTCTCCAAAGTGAGCTCACATATCTCATCCCACAGTTCATTTAATCTTTTAATTCTCTTATTATGCAGCTCATGGTGACACTTGCAGGATTAATGAGTCATGGGCAGCATTTCTGAGTAAcaatataaagacatttttcaaaatctccCTGACACATGCTTTGTTGTTAGATGAGCTTTTCACTCAGACCACCCTGCCACCGCCTACCACCACCTttcccaccaccaccatggAAATCGTGACTCCAGCCCCACAGACAAGACCTTCCAACCAAGGCCCTTCATCTGAGTTTGACCTCAGTGGGAAGAGGCGATTCACAGGTACTGAAATCTGTacttctcttttcctctttccctctaCATTTATTCTTGAATTCAATCTCTTCCAAAGATGGATAGACAAGTTTGTGCAACTGAAGCGTCGATTTTCATGATTTAATACTATATTTCCATCTTGCATGACGGATCTTGAAAGGGAACTTAATACCAGATGACAGATCTACATAAGTTGTACTTTCTTGAAAAAACATCACCTTAGCTTCTCAGGTTATACATTTCTACTGGTTTGTATTTGCTACGACATAGATCTCTATGGTAAGTTATATATTCACCTTATAATTCAACTAGCAAGAATGATACATAAAGTAGCACAATTGATCTTACATGCTTGGTTTCTGAGTATCATATGTTACcatccctgtgtgtgtatgatctCAGTGCCGTAAATAATGACAGGCTGATGggagttctgttttgttttgtgcagtCGTAATAAACTTGCTCCATCTTGCCAAtacctcataaataaataaccccATGTCTGACTTTATAGAAccagaaatttaagaaaaaaaaatgttttttttctcttctcatcATTTCTATCTAAAATGTCTGTTACGGCATAGTGTTTGTGCAAATTGGAGGTGGTCATACAGCAgatactataatatatatatatatatgactttcCATATGTTATGTTGAGGAAAATTATAGGATAAACATGTATGAGCAACTTACTAACTCACATTGGGCATTTACATGACATGGGATCATAATATAAAGGTTCACTGAGGACACGTTGTTAAATGTCTTGAGACTTGACAGTAAACTTTGGGCCCCTgctttctttttacattttctgtatGTTTACGTTGGCCTTTCATActtcaaaaaatatatattttttgacagacataaaaacaaaatctataCGCAACTGCAACCTCCTTTAAAACTACATTGGTTTTTAaggagggcttttttttttagtccttgAAAGAGTTGACCATGAACATGTATAGCCACAGGCTTCAATAACAAATTGTTGCTCTAGTAATTACAGAAAGCGAAAGGAAAATACTTTCCACTTTGGAAGTTTttataataaacataataagACCATTGGCATTTTTGTACTCGGAGCAATATAGCGACAATCCATCCATCACCACCAGTGTAGCCAGAGGCCATAATGCCTGCAACAGCTGAAGTGAACAGACTTCTCTGCCGAGACAGATGGAAGTATTTTAACCTCGTGTCCTTCGAAAAGGTTTAAAACCACCTGATCCTACACGTCCCGTAATGTAAATCAGCAACTTTGTTTGGAAACTCCCATGTCCTCCTTCCCATTATAAACAGTGTGCTCAAGCCAAGGTACAAAGATGTCCCATTAGTAATGATCTCAGTTTATAAAGTTCCTTCAGAGAAAAAAGTAAAGACAACTGTACAATTGTTTTCACTGGCAGTGTGTAATACTCCCCATATTGACTAAATTGACTCTGACACACAAAATCGGTCGAGCCCCTTTAATTTAGTATGGTGATTAGGCAGCTACTTCAGATTTACGCAGATATCATAAAATAGCACAGATTCAGGCCTGTCACAATGAAGGACTTTTGTAACGAGTGCCATTAGCTTTAGTGTGAGCCTGGTGCCAATTCAAAGTATCATTTATAGACAGATAAAATGCAACTTGTCAGTTAAATTAATATTTCCTTCAAGCCTTTGTGAACAGAGATATTTACAGCTGCGGTTGTAACCCGTACAGTGACGGAACTATCAGGATCATCTGCTCCAGAGGCAAGCATGGAAAAATAACATGGCTCATGGTGGGGACACAacatctattttgataaacaatgGCCTTCTTGTCTTCACACACTTCTCATAGAGAGCCATCTGATTGCCATTACTCCCCCAAGTGCtaggacaaaaacagacaggcACAGAAAGCGGTGTTAATCATCAGAGTTAGTGCAGCTGACCTCAGCACAGAAAGAGCACAGTTCAGTGACACGCTTTGCAAGAACTGTGTAGAATAGAGCGTATCATTGTCTTTTTCTCCGTCCAAGTTTGGTTTAGTTTGACTGAAACGAGCCCGAGGCAGTTGTTGGACACATAGTATTTAGCAACGATTATTAACAATTGCACGACTCTTCTTTACACCAGATGGTTTGAGTCACATTTGGCACATTTGACAGTAAAATGAATCCCAGGATATTTGGACCACTGTAGGGCTACTTTATACCAGACTAGACAGCCATTAGCTGATATCATGTGAACTGTCCGGCTGTTGTTTTCCAAGTGACATTTAATCCATGTCAGGCTTGTTTGTGGATGCTGTTGTCAATCTGTGTTTTGGATTTGGGGTTTTCAACAAGCAGAAGAAGACAGTTGAGCCTCTGCAGGGAGgtttaaaaatgaacacatgttCAAAGTAAATCATCTGGATTAGCGCGCACAAGCCTGCACAGACCGTGGAAATGTGCATACTGTACGAGAACGCATGCATTCAACCGCCGTGTGTACAAACCAATGTAAACCTGCCTACCGCGACCGCAGGTAGCAACACGGCATAGACTCAATGGTCTAATCCCGCACAGCCTCACAGACGGTATGTTTATGTGTAGATCATGACACGTGTTAGACTCTTGGCCTGCGCAGAAGGCCAGTCATCTGGGGAGGTGGGAGCCACTCCAGACTCAAGTGGATCCCTCCAAAATCCATGTCAGTTTAGGAAT from Solea solea chromosome 17, fSolSol10.1, whole genome shotgun sequence carries:
- the fndc1 gene encoding fibronectin type III domain-containing protein 1 isoform X3, translating into MSPQSVLISWVDPPLEMGKVDPEEIRSYTVRYREKGESARWEYKDSTQRRMMIESLSADSMYEFSVRISQDENHGKWSVSVFQRTPESAPSGPPENFEVKPLRGKGTAVIATWDPPEEPNGRIREYIMSYAPAMKPFGMKSVTYRGSTTTATVEGLTPGDRYIFKIRATNRRGQGPQSKAFSVAMPGSSSTASSFSKPKVIHRPSYTPSELEIDNEESEPLSTEAPEEPTTMSPVTSPQTRPVASVNRRQRPLSQTRSYHSIFSSVRGLGRNSGNRGSSRGRGQDREDEEKEDETIPTTPPPVKETTTLKVVLETKEPDNDVSPEFEEDARYNEEPRTTETPSLKVLTPSPNKPVFAQPKPLPRRPIKIRVHKKTASNSASSSSSSSSSIPSSDSSSSSSPSIPSSSPSTSPSSPSLSSSSHIQESAASREEYVASSYPKSEDTYGKDTVSYNKPSTPVLKEDSSQQSGTAPLGRSPASGGRNSGSNFGSRYGFSRRRPLLRGNSTRMLNGYKPVITSQLNMPSRTLNPATSKTHISASSQATVPERTNSQTTSDTYNSDRPQTSSQSRSHGVKISDKQSSSILPSTSQSSSQHPSTAATSGSHPSISHRGSHSSATSHSTHNSNTSPEVDLTYSKGNYDSQIKNADTEVAKVEEPSEEPTLSTKTQPTEESVKKEGREESTDVKPAVSRTRISPSMLERFPWLASHYPGRGTSGTRTSSSRQDGRTPWTRTSSSVGAGRPILRGTPTRISGATGASGVSTIQETSEDLNAPSTDDSLKNGVRASSIKPPLIDKNIASSDSKNPITPSSSSPSTSSNSHHSMSGHRNSSGTIHRGTSRNNNNNNHDKSYVDVGSREVSGKNDKVSDPIVSQKSPAVPPADLDRNIEDNESVDTRETTSETRTGTSLRITPTLRRPGVGANGRVRSPLSANRHFGGSRIPFRPQPAQNTRLGSSTPESFSSSFDSSSSNSPQSVLTSDNEAGTDTTETKTEAKTGGNSQSTVSSSSASSSSRDSFRGQGSRPRYPITRGKPTNGGSSKPAIGNGKNGRSNLTPANNKDSSTSHGTSKATGQRFITGPDGTKWVADLERGILMNQDGQILQDSQGKPKRIVLGEDGRTIFDHRGSPLLNQEGMALFGHGRDSRPVINPKEKVLMIGGKPVLGLDLPNRRTSTTTTTTATTTTTTTTTTTAPTTTAITTEEPTTAMPYPTCPPGTFSKTNEYGYPVLDEEGILDCYPEEESSGLEMDFMVTVTMVPDALALKKDELFTQTTLPPPTTTFPTTTMEIVTPAPQTRPSNQGPSSEFDLSGKRRFTAPYVNYIRKDPGAPCSLTEALEFLQVDVLEDLMKKDIGALQNQPPKNKPQNITVVAMEGCHSFIILDWALPMKGDMVSGYMVHSASYDDVLNDRWSLGSSSGTHLAVENLKPNSRYYFKVQAKNVFGLGPISETLTYVTESDDPLLIERPPGGEPIWVPFSFKYNSAHSSCKGSQYVKRTWYRKFVGVVLCNSLRYKIFMGDGLREPFYSIGDTFGQGEDHCQFVDSYRDGRTGPAYLSNYLPSAQGYYRAYRQEPVTFGVIGRRTSHPFVGWYECGVPIPGKW